A single window of Streptomyces aquilus DNA harbors:
- a CDS encoding DUF6458 family protein, translating into MGLGGCIILIAAGAILTFATDWDMQGVNLDLVGIILMIVGLIGVSTFSSIARRRRVVVPPATPVVDEEARHRREY; encoded by the coding sequence ATGGGCCTCGGCGGATGCATCATCCTCATCGCCGCGGGAGCCATCCTCACGTTCGCGACGGACTGGGACATGCAGGGGGTCAACCTCGATCTGGTCGGGATCATCCTGATGATCGTCGGACTGATCGGGGTCAGCACCTTCAGCAGCATCGCGCGGCGCAGGCGGGTCGTGGTGCCGCCCGCCACGCCGGTCGTCGACGAAGAGGCACGGCATCGCAGGGAGTACTGA
- a CDS encoding recombinase family protein, whose protein sequence is MTKKLVHDPEHADYARLIADEALAGTSLVKIARLLNEYEILSPRGGQWNAASIMQLLRSPAFAGLMPETESVETDDGERKYTGRVFPYRDPETLDTVEIGEGIITVGERDQIIRTLESRTFVHAGKRRPKPEGTALLTGLVYCAVPGCGRRMHRVGGSYQCMARRAGNQCIGASALAKAVDQYVTGQFLTKLPALEPEAPLLVAIADRWVRRIDPETFAKRDALNAEIQDEEARLADLEDARYVRGEFKGPGAVERYNRLVERLSMRIDGLRGELYKLPVPSVDVSPMLDGRTLREAWTGATNEDRRDRLSLAIDRVEVTKGVRGQRIIPEQRVHIQWARPAAANTAG, encoded by the coding sequence ATGACAAAGAAGCTCGTCCACGACCCGGAGCACGCCGATTACGCCCGCCTGATTGCGGATGAAGCGCTCGCCGGAACATCGCTGGTCAAGATCGCCCGGCTCCTCAATGAGTACGAGATCCTCTCGCCGAGAGGCGGGCAATGGAACGCGGCCAGCATCATGCAGCTCCTCCGGTCCCCTGCGTTCGCCGGCCTGATGCCGGAAACCGAGAGCGTCGAGACGGATGACGGCGAGCGGAAATACACGGGCAGGGTCTTCCCGTACCGCGATCCCGAGACGCTGGACACCGTCGAGATCGGCGAGGGGATCATCACGGTCGGCGAGCGTGATCAGATCATCCGCACCCTGGAATCCAGAACGTTCGTGCACGCGGGAAAGCGGCGGCCGAAGCCCGAGGGGACGGCTCTGCTGACGGGGCTCGTCTATTGCGCGGTTCCTGGCTGCGGTCGCCGGATGCATCGTGTGGGCGGCAGCTATCAGTGCATGGCTCGCCGCGCGGGCAACCAGTGCATCGGAGCGTCAGCGTTGGCTAAAGCGGTTGACCAGTACGTGACTGGACAGTTCCTCACCAAGCTTCCGGCGCTCGAACCGGAAGCCCCGTTGCTTGTCGCGATCGCCGACCGCTGGGTTCGCCGGATCGATCCGGAGACATTCGCCAAGCGTGATGCTCTCAACGCTGAGATCCAGGATGAGGAAGCCCGGTTGGCGGACCTTGAAGACGCACGCTACGTGCGTGGTGAGTTCAAGGGCCCTGGGGCTGTTGAACGATACAACCGACTTGTAGAGCGGCTGAGCATGCGCATCGACGGTCTGCGTGGAGAGCTCTACAAGCTGCCGGTGCCGTCCGTGGACGTGTCTCCGATGCTCGACGGCCGCACCTTGCGCGAAGCGTGGACGGGGGCAACAAACGAAGACCGGCGCGATCGGTTGTCTCTCGCCATCGATCGGGTGGAGGTGACCAAGGGAGTTCGAGGCCAGAGGATCATCCCTGAGCAGCGCGTCCACATCCAATGGGCGAGACCGGCAGCTGCGAACACGGCTGGGTGA
- a CDS encoding glycosyltransferase, with amino-acid sequence MPRHAARRAHAAPEEPPTRPRLAVLIPAHNEADRIGAAIDGLRDQTRRPDLVVVVCDNCTDDTAEIAVAHGAQVFHTQGNTHKKAGALNQAIAWMLPHLDDRDLLLVQDADTVLDPTFAETALATFNRKVGAVGGVFYGEDGGGLLGLLQRMEFHRYAWELERTGGKAQVLTGTGTMFRARVLREVRAARRAGVIGGGSGYYSLASLTEDDEMTKAVKTLGYRAMSPAGCAVTTEVMPTLGKLWHQRLRWQRGALENLRDYGWTKVTARYFAQQVLMGFGALSFLVYLVYMTTFTTLYGWPGFSPFWTGIGLIFVVEKTVSVRRAGPKAVLVAALMVPEMLYDLFQHAVYFTSLWGMVRRSEEKWVAT; translated from the coding sequence GTGCCCCGGCATGCGGCCCGCCGCGCCCACGCGGCCCCCGAGGAGCCGCCCACCCGCCCCCGGCTCGCCGTCCTGATCCCGGCGCACAACGAGGCGGACCGCATCGGCGCCGCCATCGACGGCCTGCGCGACCAGACCCGGCGCCCCGACCTCGTCGTGGTGGTCTGCGACAACTGCACGGACGACACCGCCGAGATCGCCGTCGCGCACGGCGCCCAGGTGTTCCACACCCAGGGCAACACCCACAAGAAGGCCGGCGCCCTCAACCAGGCCATCGCCTGGATGCTGCCCCACCTCGACGACCGCGACCTGCTGCTGGTCCAGGACGCCGACACCGTCCTCGACCCGACCTTCGCCGAGACCGCGCTCGCCACCTTCAACCGCAAGGTCGGCGCCGTCGGCGGGGTCTTCTACGGCGAGGACGGCGGCGGCCTCCTCGGTCTGCTCCAGCGCATGGAGTTCCACCGCTACGCCTGGGAACTGGAGCGCACCGGCGGCAAGGCCCAGGTCCTCACCGGCACCGGCACCATGTTCCGCGCCCGGGTGCTGCGCGAGGTGCGGGCGGCCCGCCGCGCCGGGGTGATCGGCGGCGGCAGCGGCTACTACAGCCTCGCCTCGCTCACCGAGGACGACGAGATGACCAAGGCGGTCAAGACCCTCGGCTACCGGGCCATGTCCCCGGCCGGCTGCGCGGTCACCACCGAGGTCATGCCGACGCTGGGCAAGCTGTGGCACCAGCGGCTGCGCTGGCAGCGCGGCGCCCTGGAGAACCTGCGCGACTACGGCTGGACCAAGGTCACCGCCCGCTACTTCGCCCAGCAGGTCCTGATGGGCTTCGGCGCGCTGTCGTTCCTGGTCTACCTCGTCTACATGACCACGTTCACCACGCTGTACGGCTGGCCGGGCTTCTCCCCGTTCTGGACGGGGATCGGCCTGATCTTCGTCGTCGAGAAGACGGTCTCCGTACGGCGGGCCGGCCCCAAGGCCGTCCTGGTCGCGGCGCTGATGGTCCCGGAGATGCTCTACGACCTCTTCCAGCACGCCGTCTACTTCACCTCGCTGTGGGGGATGGTGCGCCGCAGCGAGGAGAAGTGGGTCGCAACCTAA
- a CDS encoding cupin domain-containing protein — translation MEPEPLALSAALASFTDQWSPRIVTAVNDYDVRVAKVEGDHVWHVHDHTDEFFLVLDGELHISLREPAGERTVVLPKGSVLTVPRGTEHKPYAPVPTAILLFEPTGTLTVGDRHDDVPDHVDATTGHALG, via the coding sequence ATGGAACCCGAACCCCTCGCACTCTCCGCCGCCCTCGCCTCCTTCACCGACCAGTGGAGCCCCCGCATCGTCACGGCCGTCAACGACTACGACGTCCGCGTCGCCAAGGTCGAGGGCGACCACGTCTGGCACGTCCACGACCACACCGACGAGTTCTTCCTGGTCCTCGACGGCGAACTGCACATCTCCCTGCGGGAGCCGGCCGGTGAGCGCACGGTGGTGCTGCCGAAGGGCTCGGTCCTCACCGTCCCGCGCGGCACCGAGCACAAGCCCTACGCCCCCGTCCCCACCGCGATCCTCCTCTTCGAACCCACCGGCACCCTCACCGTCGGCGACCGCCATGACGACGTACCGGACCATGTGGACGCGACGACCGGGCATGCGCTGGGGTGA
- a CDS encoding LURP-one-related/scramblase family protein, producing MRFLVRDRLLGFGDDYWIEDDQGNKVFLVDGKAMRLRDTFELKDTRGRVLIDIHQKMFALRDTMVIERDGEPLARIKRKRLSLLRNHYRVSLADGSTELDVSGKILDREFAIEYDEELLAVVSRRWLHVRETYGVDVVREDADPALLIAVAVCVIHLAEKEREED from the coding sequence ATGAGATTCCTCGTACGCGACCGGCTGCTCGGCTTCGGCGACGACTACTGGATCGAGGACGACCAGGGCAACAAGGTCTTCCTCGTCGACGGCAAGGCCATGCGGCTGCGCGACACCTTCGAGCTGAAGGACACGCGCGGGCGCGTCCTCATCGACATCCACCAGAAGATGTTCGCCCTGCGCGACACGATGGTGATCGAACGGGACGGCGAGCCCCTGGCCCGCATCAAGCGCAAACGCCTGTCCCTGCTCCGCAACCACTACCGGGTCTCCCTGGCCGACGGCAGCACCGAACTCGATGTCAGCGGCAAGATCCTCGACCGCGAGTTCGCCATCGAGTACGACGAGGAGCTCCTCGCCGTCGTCTCGCGCCGCTGGCTGCACGTCCGGGAGACGTACGGCGTGGACGTCGTACGGGAGGACGCGGACCCGGCGCTGCTGATCGCGGTGGCGGTGTGTGTGATCCACCTGGCGGAGAAGGAACGCGAGGAGGACTGA
- a CDS encoding GlxA family transcriptional regulator produces the protein MPQRSSQSPHRVAVIVDEGTNPFEVGVATELFGLPRPELGLPGPLYEVTLCTPTRAVDMNHGFFAMTGTAGLDAVDSADTLVVPGRPDNVVPRGPAVLDAIRRTHARGARVLSFCTGSFALAEAGLLDGRRATTHWMWAERFRALHPRVRLEPDVLFVDEGGILTAAGSAAALDLGLYVIRRDHGAEIAGAVSRRLVFAAHRDGGQRQFVERPIPEVADASLGPLLAWAQERLGEPLTVADLAARAAVSPATLHRRFQAQLGTTPLAWLTGERVALACRLIERGEERLDVVAARSGLGTAANLRARVRRETGLSPSEYRRRFGPASGEPVMA, from the coding sequence ATGCCGCAACGATCCTCTCAGTCGCCGCACCGGGTCGCCGTGATCGTCGACGAGGGCACCAACCCCTTCGAAGTGGGCGTCGCCACCGAGCTGTTCGGGCTGCCGCGGCCCGAGCTGGGGCTGCCCGGGCCGCTGTACGAGGTGACCCTGTGCACGCCCACGCGGGCGGTGGACATGAACCACGGCTTCTTCGCGATGACCGGCACGGCGGGCCTGGACGCCGTGGACAGCGCCGACACCCTCGTCGTGCCGGGCCGCCCCGACAACGTCGTACCGCGTGGCCCGGCCGTCCTGGACGCCATCCGCCGCACCCACGCGCGCGGGGCACGCGTGCTGAGCTTCTGCACGGGCAGCTTCGCCCTCGCCGAGGCCGGGCTGCTCGACGGCCGCCGGGCCACCACGCACTGGATGTGGGCCGAGAGGTTCCGCGCGCTGCACCCGCGCGTGCGGCTGGAGCCCGACGTGCTCTTCGTGGACGAGGGCGGGATCCTCACCGCCGCGGGCAGCGCCGCCGCCCTCGACCTCGGCCTGTACGTCATCCGCCGCGACCACGGCGCCGAGATCGCGGGCGCCGTCTCCCGCCGCCTCGTCTTCGCCGCCCACCGCGACGGCGGGCAGCGTCAGTTCGTGGAGCGGCCGATCCCCGAGGTGGCCGACGCGTCGCTGGGGCCGCTGCTGGCGTGGGCGCAGGAGCGGCTGGGCGAACCGCTGACCGTGGCCGATCTGGCGGCCCGCGCCGCCGTCTCCCCCGCCACGCTGCACCGCCGCTTCCAGGCCCAGCTGGGGACGACCCCGCTCGCCTGGCTGACGGGGGAACGGGTGGCGCTGGCCTGCCGGCTGATCGAGCGCGGCGAGGAGCGTCTCGACGTCGTGGCCGCGCGGAGCGGACTCGGCACGGCGGCCAACCTCCGCGCGCGCGTGCGGCGCGAGACCGGGCTCAGCCCGTCGGAGTACCGGCGGCGTTTCGGCCCGGCGTCCGGGGAACCGGTCATGGCATGA
- a CDS encoding carbon-nitrogen family hydrolase, with translation MRASLIQIDVNEDESVESRRRRVGSLVRGQAGADLVVLPELWTTGAFAYEGFDSDAEPLDGPTHEAMAKAASDAGVWLHAGSIPERADDGTLYNTSLVFSPSGDLIAAYRKIHRFGFDKGEAVLMGAGRELVTVRLPETTLGLGTCYDLRFPELFRGLVDAGAETLVLPAGWPERRRAHWTLLAQARAVENQAFVLACGTAGTHAGVPQAGHSIVVDPWGEVLAEAGAGEEILTVEFDPGKVATTREQFPALKDRVLGLETPRRQTP, from the coding sequence GTGCGCGCCTCTCTGATCCAGATCGACGTGAACGAGGACGAATCGGTCGAGTCGCGTCGACGGCGGGTGGGTTCTCTGGTGCGCGGGCAGGCGGGCGCCGATCTCGTCGTCCTCCCCGAACTGTGGACCACCGGCGCCTTCGCCTACGAGGGGTTCGACAGCGACGCGGAGCCGCTGGACGGCCCGACGCACGAGGCGATGGCGAAGGCCGCGAGCGACGCCGGCGTGTGGCTGCACGCGGGCTCGATCCCCGAGCGCGCCGACGACGGGACGCTCTACAACACCTCGCTCGTCTTCTCCCCCTCCGGTGATCTCATCGCCGCCTATCGCAAGATCCACCGCTTCGGCTTCGACAAGGGCGAGGCCGTGCTGATGGGCGCGGGCCGGGAGCTGGTGACGGTCCGGCTGCCCGAGACGACCCTGGGCCTGGGCACCTGCTACGACCTCCGATTCCCCGAACTCTTCCGCGGTCTCGTCGACGCCGGCGCCGAGACCCTGGTCCTCCCCGCGGGCTGGCCGGAGCGCCGCCGGGCGCACTGGACGCTGCTGGCTCAGGCGCGGGCGGTGGAGAACCAGGCGTTCGTGCTCGCGTGTGGAACGGCCGGGACGCACGCGGGAGTTCCACAGGCCGGTCACTCGATCGTGGTCGATCCCTGGGGCGAGGTGCTGGCCGAGGCGGGGGCCGGCGAGGAGATCCTCACGGTCGAGTTCGACCCCGGGAAGGTCGCCACGACCCGTGAACAGTTCCCGGCCCTCAAGGACCGCGTCCTGGGCCTGGAGACCCCGCGCCGGCAGACCCCCTGA
- a CDS encoding maleylpyruvate isomerase family mycothiol-dependent enzyme: protein MSLHPTLQPYADAWTHSIEAISELVSPLVEGEWNRRTPCPAWSVRDVVSHVIGLDCEMLGDPRPIHTLPRDLYHVTNEQQRYTEMQVDVRRHHTAPEMTSELEYVIIRRNRQLRNESRDPGTKVRGPYGSELTLEESMRRHAFDVWVHEQDLRAALGRPGNLDSPGAHIARDYLLAELPAVVAEKSDAPRSSAVVFDVHGPIEFLRTIRVDIQGRGTLETAPALGPAAAFTLDWETYVRLACGRVTPEQVADRVKAEGEPQLTAAILRNFAVTP, encoded by the coding sequence GTGAGTCTGCATCCCACCCTCCAGCCCTACGCCGACGCCTGGACCCACTCCATCGAAGCGATATCCGAGCTGGTGAGCCCGCTCGTGGAAGGAGAGTGGAACCGGCGCACCCCGTGCCCGGCCTGGTCGGTCCGTGACGTGGTCTCCCATGTCATCGGTCTGGACTGCGAGATGCTCGGCGACCCGCGCCCGATCCACACCCTGCCCCGCGACCTCTACCACGTGACGAACGAACAGCAGCGGTACACGGAGATGCAGGTCGACGTCCGCCGCCACCACACGGCGCCGGAGATGACGTCCGAGCTGGAGTACGTGATCATCCGCCGCAACCGCCAGCTCCGCAACGAGTCGCGTGACCCCGGGACCAAGGTGCGCGGCCCCTACGGCAGCGAACTGACGCTCGAGGAGTCCATGCGGCGGCACGCCTTCGACGTCTGGGTCCACGAGCAGGACCTGCGCGCCGCCCTCGGCCGGCCGGGCAACCTCGACTCGCCCGGCGCGCACATCGCGCGGGACTACCTGCTCGCCGAACTCCCCGCCGTGGTCGCGGAGAAGTCGGACGCGCCGCGCAGTTCGGCGGTCGTCTTCGACGTGCACGGACCCATCGAGTTCCTGCGCACGATCCGCGTCGACATCCAGGGCCGCGGCACCCTCGAAACGGCCCCCGCCCTCGGCCCCGCCGCCGCCTTCACCCTCGACTGGGAGACCTATGTCCGCCTGGCCTGCGGCCGGGTGACCCCGGAGCAGGTGGCGGACCGGGTGAAGGCGGAGGGCGAACCCCAGCTGACGGCGGCGATCCTGCGGAACTTCGCGGTGACGCCGTAG